The DNA segment CTGCCGCTTTCTCTGGTCTTGTCCTGGTATGAGCAGAAGGCTGTGGCAATCCTGCTCTCACTGCTCGCCCTGGGTATCAAGAATATCAAGCTCGGCCCCACACTGCCTGCGTTCATCACTCCGAATGTTTTGAACTTCCTGGTCGAAAATTATAATATTGCTCCCATCTCCACACCGGATGAAGACCTCAAGGAAATCCTCGGATAATCCTCAACCATAAAGCAAGCCCCTGCTCCGACACATGTCGAAGCAGGGGCTTTTCTGTTGACGGGAGGGGAGATCTTAGAACCGAATCAGATAGCGGCGGGCGATCTTGTTGTAGGTTCCATCCTGGCGCATCTTGCTGATGGCGATTCCCAATGCCTGGAGTATCTCTTCCTTGTGGGGATAGGTCGAGGTTCGGGAAAGAGCGAGGTAGGAAGGCTTTTTGGTCAGAAGTTTCTTGGGCAGATACACGATGGAGCTGGTGAGTCCCATATCCTTGAGTCGGTAGTATGTGACGTCGATATTTCCCGCATAGGCATCAATTTCGCCTGAGAGAAGACCCCTCAGTGCTGCGGTCAGGTCAGGGTAGTCCTTGGCTTGCATGATACCTGCATCAAGGGCGTCATGAAATTCCTTGCCGAGATCAGTCCCGGCGATTCGTCCTATAATCTTCCGTTTGAGGTCGGTGTAGGAGTCAAAGGAAAAGGTGTCACCGACCTTGGTGAAAAGTACATATTCACTGAAATGAATGGGAGCATCCCGCATGAAGGAAGCCACCTTGTCCCTGTCCGGGGTAGGGAAGAGCGCAAACGCCCCGACGCATTCGCCGGTTTTCAGCCTCAGCAGCAGTGTGTCCAGTGGTGCCATGTCTATCTGGATGTCCAATCCGGCCCGTTTGGCTGCTTCAGTGATGACATCCACATCGATCCCGGCAGGCTGTCCATCTTTTTCCATGGAATAGGGCGCAAAGTCGATATTTGTTACGAAGACAGGGTGTTGTGCCATTGCAGTCGAGGCAAAGATGGTCAGAACGAGGGCGAAGGCAAAAAGATATGAACGCATACGGTACTCCTGAAAGGATCGGGTTTTGTGACTCTCTACGCGGTTCGACGCGGGGAGACAAGCTGGGGTGTGGAACTGTGTCGTATTATAATTAAATCCTTTTTCCTTTTGCAGTACAAGTGCTGATAATGGGAGACAAAGCCAGAGGGGTATACAGGGTGAGCAGTTCACAGGTGCTGGTTATAGACGATAACCCGACATTCAGGGCATTGGTCCAGGTTCACCTGGCCAAGAAGGGGTATGATGTTGTCGAGGCAGACAGCGGACCTGAAGGAATCGAGCTGTTCATGCACAATCTGCCGGATGTGGTGTTGGTGGATTTGCGTATGCCTGAGATGGACGGACATGAGGTCCTTGTCGATCTGGCTGGGCGTTCAGCGGAGATACCCCTGATCGTGATAACCGGAGACAGTCAAATAGAGGATGCGATCAAGGCCTTGCGAAACGGGGCTTGGGATTTTGTCACCAAGGGAGAGGACTTCCTGTCCGAATTGGACAGTGCTCTGACCAAAGGGCTTGAACGGTCCGAGTCAGTCGCTCGGGAGCGGAAGCGCCTTGATCGGGAAATCGCCGAAAGACGTAAGGCAGAAGCTGCCTTGAAGGGGCAGTTGGAGTTTATTCAGACTGTTATCGATGCGGTTCCGAATCAGATTTTTTATAAGGGACGTGATGGGGTCTATCTCGGATGCAACAAGGCTTTCGAGGATTTGGTGGGATTGTCGGCCGGAGAGATAATAGGCAAACGGGTTCAGGATATTGCCCCTCCTGGTGAACGGGATATGTATGTTCGCAAGGATGAGGAACTCTATTTCGGAACCAAGAATCAGGAATTTGAACAGCGTACCCGATTTGGTGGCGTGGTTCGGGATATTTTGGTGCGCAAGGCCCTGTTCCGGGATCTGGAAGGACAGCCCAACGGCATTGTCGGTGTCTTGAGTGATATTACCCGTCAGAAGGAGAGTCAGCAGGAATTGCGGGCAAGCAAGGAACGGTTCCGTTCCCTTCTCGAATCTTCCCCCCTCCCCATCATCATCGCCGATATCGAGGACGGTTCATGCGTCTATGTCAATCACCGGGGAGCAGAATATTTCGGAGTGGACCCGACAGAAGCTGTCGGTATGTCCACCATGACGTTTTATCCTGATCATGCGCTGTGGGAGAGGCTGAAGGCCGGTGTGCTTCAAAACGGTATTTTGTCCGATGAAGAGGTCGAGGTGCGCCGGTTTGACGGAACACATCTCTGGACGCTGGCATCGGCATCATCCATGGAATTGGATGGCAACCGTGTGATGAGCATTTCCTTTTCCGATCTGACAGAGCGCAAAGATTTGGAAGAAGCGATGGAGAAATTCAAATTCATAGCCAATGCCTCCCATGACATGATGACTCTAAGTAACAGGGAATTTCTCTATGAGGCGGCGAACCAGGCATATCTGGATCAACATGGGAAGAGTGAAGAGGCCATTCTCGGCCATTCCATGACCGATGTTTGGGGAGAGGAGTCCTTCACCAAAGGGATTCAACCGTACTTTACCCAGTGCCTATCCGGCACGGCTGTCAAATATGAAGCGCGCTTTTCTTTTTCCGGGAAATCTCCCCGTGATTATGAAGTCAGCATGTACCCGTATTTCGGTTCTGATGGTCAAGTTTCTCATGTTGCCACGGTCTCCAAGGATATTACTGAAGCGCTGGAGGCCAAAGCGGAGATACTGGAAAGCCGGGAACATTTCAGAACCATCTTCGAAAGCTCCTTGGACCCCATCGTTCTTTTTGACAGCCGATTGCACGTCTTTGGCATGAATACATCGGCCATCGCCAAGTTCGGCTTCAATCAACAGGCGGTCATGGGACATGACATGAGGAAATTTTTTGTCTCCACCCCGGATTTTGTTCTTTTCAGAAAAACCGTTATGCCGATTTTGGAAAGTCAGGGAGCCTGGATGGGAGATTGGACATTCGCCAATAGCGCGAAGATGGCAATACCGACCGAAACTACCATCTCGGCTATTCCACCCCGTGCAGATGGAGAAGAAAGGGGGTATGTCGCTATTGTGCGGGATATTAGCCCGAGGATTCGCGCAGAGAATGAGCGCAGGGAAACCGAGGAACGGTACAGGGCCGTGTTTGAGTCTTCTGGCGCAGCGACGATTCTTGTCGATGAAGAGGGGATTGTTACCAAGGCCAATCAACGTTTTCTCGACCTTTTTGAAGCCCCGGCCAGTGATATTGAAGGGCGAATTCATTGGAACGAGTTTGTTGCGGATGAAGACAAGAAATTCATGGAGCAGCGAAAAGAGACATTGGTCCGTGCACCAGGGCATATCTCCCGGTATGAATTTCGATTCATGTCGTTAAGCGGGGAGTTGCGGCATGTCTTTCTGGAAGCCAGCGTCCTTCCGGGAACTGACCAATCCATCGTGTCCATTACGGATATCACGGATCGAAAACGTGATGAGAATCGGCTGCGTGAAGCTTTGGATGAAATGGAGGCCATTCAGCAGAATACTATCGTGGGAATCGGGTTGTTCCTTGATGACAAGATTGTGCGCATCAACAAGCGCGGGGCAGAAATTTTCGGTTATGAGCCGAAAGATATCCTTGGCCGGTCTCCCTCTGCCTTTTTCCTTTCCGAGCGGAGCTACATGAGTTTTCGCAGGCGTTGTGTCTATAACCTTATCGTTCATGGTGCCTTTCAGTCGGAGCGGTCCTTTCGTCGGGTTGATGCCACCTGGATATGGGTACACCTTTATGCCCAACCAGTGGATAGGACGGATTTGAGAAAAGGTGTCATCTGGACCATCCTTGATATCTCGGAGCGTCGGCATAATGAAATAGTGGCCAATATGCTCTATCAGATTTCCAATGCCGTCAGTTCTACCTCAGACCTTCATGAATTTTATGAACGAATTCACGCGATCCTCAGTCGAACCATCAATGCGACCAATTTTTTTATTGCCCTTTTGGACAAAGATCAGCAGATGCTGGAATTTTCTTACTTCGAGGATGAGAAAGATGACCTCAAAGGACATGTTCTCGACCTCCGCCAGCATGGGAAAAAAAGCCTTTCTGCCGAGGTTATTCGTACCGGGATGCCCCATTTGGTAACAACCGGGAAAGTTCAGGCGAAGAGTGTTTATATCCCGGATAATTCGGCTGCATATGGTTTGGTTATACGAAATCGGCAGGATATTCTTGATGCAAATGGGGTCGAGAACAAAGACATGATCGGTACGTGCTCCAGAGTCTGGCTCGGGGTTCCCCTGAAGATCAAGGGTGAAGTCGTGGGGGTGATGGCTGTTCAGTCCTATGACGACCCGGATCAATTCTCCTCCAAGGACGCGGCCATGATTATTTCGGTTTCAGAGCAGATAGCCTTGGCCATAGAGCGTAAGGGAAATGAGCGGGATCTTCTGAAGGCAAAGGAACTTGCCGAGGCGGCCAGTCAGTCGAAAAGTGAATTTCTTGCCAATATGAGCCATGAGGTGCGGACACCGTTGAATGGTGTTTTGGGTATGTTGCAACTCGCTCAGACAACTGACCTGACGGAAGAACAGCGGGATTATGTTGACACGGCCCTCAGTTCAGGGCGGAGCCTGCTTTCTATTATCAATGATATTCTGGATTTTTCAAAAATAGAGGCGGGTAAACTTGAAGTTGTGACCGAGCCATTTTCCTTTTCCCAGCTGGTGCAGGATGTTCTGATGACATTCAGAGGACAGGCCAGAAACAAGGGGATTGATCTGGTTCTCGACCTGCCTGATGAAATCCCCGAACCTCTGGTAGGTGGCAAGGGCAGGTTGCGGCAGATCCTTTTCAATCTGGTTGGGAATGGCGTGAAATTTACCACTGACGGGCATGTCGGCATCTTTGCACAGATCCTGCGGCAGAAAAGGGACGCGGGGACATTGTTGTTGCTCATCTGTGTCGAGGATACGGGTATCGGCATCCCTGACGACAAGATTGAAGATATCTTTGAGCCATTCACTCAGGTGGACGGATCATATGTCAGGCAACATCAGGGAACAGGATTGGGACTTGGTATCGTCAAACGATTGGTGGATCTTTTAAACGGCACCTTGACCATAGATACGGAAGAGGGGCGTGGCACGGCCTTGTATTTGACCATGGAATTCGGGATCGAGTCCATGTCTTTGGCCGAGTCCCTTGGGAATTTCCCCGATAGAAGTTCGGGCAAGCGGTTCCTGGTTGTGGAAGATAATCGCGTGAATCGCATTCTTGCTGCGCGAATGCTCGCCAAATTGGGGCATGATTCCGAC comes from the Pseudodesulfovibrio piezophilus C1TLV30 genome and includes:
- a CDS encoding substrate-binding periplasmic protein; this encodes MRSYLFAFALVLTIFASTAMAQHPVFVTNIDFAPYSMEKDGQPAGIDVDVITEAAKRAGLDIQIDMAPLDTLLLRLKTGECVGAFALFPTPDRDKVASFMRDAPIHFSEYVLFTKVGDTFSFDSYTDLKRKIIGRIAGTDLGKEFHDALDAGIMQAKDYPDLTAALRGLLSGEIDAYAGNIDVTYYRLKDMGLTSSIVYLPKKLLTKKPSYLALSRTSTYPHKEEILQALGIAISKMRQDGTYNKIARRYLIRF
- a CDS encoding PAS domain S-box protein, producing MSSSQVLVIDDNPTFRALVQVHLAKKGYDVVEADSGPEGIELFMHNLPDVVLVDLRMPEMDGHEVLVDLAGRSAEIPLIVITGDSQIEDAIKALRNGAWDFVTKGEDFLSELDSALTKGLERSESVARERKRLDREIAERRKAEAALKGQLEFIQTVIDAVPNQIFYKGRDGVYLGCNKAFEDLVGLSAGEIIGKRVQDIAPPGERDMYVRKDEELYFGTKNQEFEQRTRFGGVVRDILVRKALFRDLEGQPNGIVGVLSDITRQKESQQELRASKERFRSLLESSPLPIIIADIEDGSCVYVNHRGAEYFGVDPTEAVGMSTMTFYPDHALWERLKAGVLQNGILSDEEVEVRRFDGTHLWTLASASSMELDGNRVMSISFSDLTERKDLEEAMEKFKFIANASHDMMTLSNREFLYEAANQAYLDQHGKSEEAILGHSMTDVWGEESFTKGIQPYFTQCLSGTAVKYEARFSFSGKSPRDYEVSMYPYFGSDGQVSHVATVSKDITEALEAKAEILESREHFRTIFESSLDPIVLFDSRLHVFGMNTSAIAKFGFNQQAVMGHDMRKFFVSTPDFVLFRKTVMPILESQGAWMGDWTFANSAKMAIPTETTISAIPPRADGEERGYVAIVRDISPRIRAENERRETEERYRAVFESSGAATILVDEEGIVTKANQRFLDLFEAPASDIEGRIHWNEFVADEDKKFMEQRKETLVRAPGHISRYEFRFMSLSGELRHVFLEASVLPGTDQSIVSITDITDRKRDENRLREALDEMEAIQQNTIVGIGLFLDDKIVRINKRGAEIFGYEPKDILGRSPSAFFLSERSYMSFRRRCVYNLIVHGAFQSERSFRRVDATWIWVHLYAQPVDRTDLRKGVIWTILDISERRHNEIVANMLYQISNAVSSTSDLHEFYERIHAILSRTINATNFFIALLDKDQQMLEFSYFEDEKDDLKGHVLDLRQHGKKSLSAEVIRTGMPHLVTTGKVQAKSVYIPDNSAAYGLVIRNRQDILDANGVENKDMIGTCSRVWLGVPLKIKGEVVGVMAVQSYDDPDQFSSKDAAMIISVSEQIALAIERKGNERDLLKAKELAEAASQSKSEFLANMSHEVRTPLNGVLGMLQLAQTTDLTEEQRDYVDTALSSGRSLLSIINDILDFSKIEAGKLEVVTEPFSFSQLVQDVLMTFRGQARNKGIDLVLDLPDEIPEPLVGGKGRLRQILFNLVGNGVKFTTDGHVGIFAQILRQKRDAGTLLLLICVEDTGIGIPDDKIEDIFEPFTQVDGSYVRQHQGTGLGLGIVKRLVDLLNGTLTIDTEEGRGTALYLTMEFGIESMSLAESLGNFPDRSSGKRFLVVEDNRVNRILAARMLAKLGHDSDVACDGWEALEKLKNEDFDAVFMDIQMPGMDGVATTSRIRAAKPGSGINPEIPIVAMTAHAMLGDREVFIDSGMDEYIAKPVELDEISSTIARLFTRKGKSIQ